The Terriglobus roseus sequence CGCCGAGATGATGCCGAAGCCGGACCACGGCGAAAAGAGCTACAAAGGCAACGGACGTCTCCCGCATCGCAAGGCCCTCGTGACTGGTGGTGATAGCGGCATCGGCCGCGCAGCCGCGATCGCCTTTGCGCGCGAAGGTGCGGATGTTGCCATCAACTATCTGCCCGAAGAGGAAGAGGACGCGAAGGAGACCATCGCGCTGATTGAGAAGGCGGGTCGCAAGGCCGTCGCGATTCCGGGCGATTTACGTGACGAAGCCTTCTGCGTCGCGATGGTGAAGCAGGCGCACAAGCAGCTGGGCGGTCTCGACATCCTGGCGTGCGTTGCGGGTAAGCAGCATGCGACCGAGAAGATTGCGGACATCACGACCGAGCAGTTTGAGCAGACGTATCGCGTCAACGTCTTCTCATTGTTCTGGACGGTGAAGGCGGCCCTGCCGCTGATGCCGCCGGGCGGTTCCATCATCACGACAGCATCCATCCAGGCGACGCATCCCAGCCCTAGCCTGCTGGATTACGCGCCGACCAAGGCCGCGATTCTCGCCTTCACACGGGCGCTGGCGCGGCAGGTTGCGGAGGACGGTATCCGCGTGAACT is a genomic window containing:
- a CDS encoding SDR family oxidoreductase is translated as MSDLYKLQDPTKQYPQPKFKHQPQAVPGIAAEMMPKPDHGEKSYKGNGRLPHRKALVTGGDSGIGRAAAIAFAREGADVAINYLPEEEEDAKETIALIEKAGRKAVAIPGDLRDEAFCVAMVKQAHKQLGGLDILACVAGKQHATEKIADITTEQFEQTYRVNVFSLFWTVKAALPLMPPGGSIITTASIQATHPSPSLLDYAPTKAAILAFTRALARQVAEDGIRVNCVAPGPVWTPLQTSGGQPDKKIPEFGSETPMKRPGQPVEMAPLYVLLASQESSYVTGEVYGATGGLEVS